One genomic segment of Paenibacillus durus includes these proteins:
- the cls gene encoding cardiolipin synthase: MLWIVLALLLFIIQIAFVIIFEYQRPNKAVVWLIVLFIFPVIGFVLYLFVAREYLCPPALSRTDKGHWDRLKDELIERCRQRVRKELHGKTLVQDDNLHALLKKIPVAPITACNETAVIVEGKKAFEAMMDAIAASEHHIHVEFYIIRDDRLGIRFEQLLTRKAQAGVKVRFIYDGIGSRRLGKAYLKRLRDAGVETGCFFPLLTSFFNKRLNYRNHRKIVVVDGKIGFFGGLNIGDEYLGEDPKFGYWRDTHFSIKGDAVLWVQYTFLTDWHLVTGQVITDPVYYPIQERHGNELVQIVKSGPDEMILELIFSLIVSAKRRIFIETPYFIPDPGILLALKTAISRGVDVRIIIPAVPDKNLVYCATLSYVQELLQAGGRFYGYQKGFIHAKLIISDDLALSGSANMDIRSFCNQFEINAVFFDGKVVNRLVQDFYRDLGVSEEILQSKFEQRSTLQKMQIIFARLLSPLF; this comes from the coding sequence TTGCTTTGGATCGTTTTGGCTCTCTTGTTGTTTATTATCCAAATCGCATTCGTTATCATCTTCGAATATCAACGTCCTAACAAAGCGGTGGTTTGGCTTATCGTTTTGTTTATTTTTCCGGTAATCGGTTTCGTGCTGTATTTATTTGTAGCGAGAGAATACCTTTGCCCCCCTGCTCTTTCGAGGACAGACAAAGGGCATTGGGACCGATTAAAGGACGAACTCATTGAACGATGCAGACAGCGAGTACGGAAAGAGCTGCATGGGAAGACTCTTGTCCAAGATGACAATTTACATGCATTACTTAAAAAAATACCGGTCGCCCCCATTACGGCTTGTAATGAAACGGCGGTTATCGTCGAAGGAAAGAAAGCCTTTGAAGCAATGATGGATGCAATAGCCGCCTCCGAGCATCATATTCATGTGGAGTTCTACATTATTCGCGACGACCGTCTCGGTATCAGGTTTGAGCAATTGTTGACCCGGAAAGCGCAGGCAGGGGTGAAAGTACGATTTATTTATGACGGGATCGGAAGCCGCCGGTTAGGAAAAGCCTATTTGAAACGGCTGCGGGATGCCGGGGTGGAAACGGGGTGTTTTTTCCCTCTGCTAACCTCTTTCTTCAATAAGCGGCTCAATTATCGAAATCACCGTAAAATCGTGGTGGTGGACGGCAAAATCGGCTTTTTCGGCGGCTTGAATATTGGAGATGAATACTTGGGGGAAGATCCGAAATTCGGCTATTGGCGGGACACTCATTTTAGCATTAAAGGCGATGCGGTACTGTGGGTCCAATATACATTTTTGACCGATTGGCACTTGGTTACAGGACAAGTCATAACCGATCCCGTCTATTATCCGATTCAGGAAAGACACGGGAATGAGCTTGTACAAATTGTAAAAAGCGGCCCGGACGAGATGATTCTGGAACTTATTTTCTCCCTCATCGTTTCGGCGAAGAGGCGGATTTTTATCGAGACGCCCTATTTCATTCCCGATCCCGGCATCTTATTGGCTCTAAAAACAGCCATCTCAAGAGGAGTCGACGTTCGCATCATTATACCGGCTGTTCCTGATAAAAACCTTGTTTATTGCGCTACTTTGTCCTATGTTCAGGAATTGCTTCAGGCGGGAGGCCGGTTTTATGGCTACCAGAAAGGGTTTATCCATGCCAAACTGATTATTTCCGACGACTTGGCGCTCTCCGGCAGCGCAAATATGGATATACGCAGCTTTTGCAACCAATTCGAAATCAATGCAGTCTTTTTTGACGGGAAGGTCGTTAACCGCCTGGTACAAGATTTTTACCGGGATCTTGGCGTGAGCGAGGAGATTTTGCAGTCGAAATTCGAACAGCGCAGCACGTTACAAAAAATGCAGATTATTTTCGCCCGG
- a CDS encoding class I SAM-dependent methyltransferase, translating into MNTSSSPQLYHWFVRPKWFTKKYIHDQIQTRFAFNGKVVLDFGSGTGANCSMFQPNHYLGIDPDAGRIHYARRLYPTHKFLVLENGMLPVDNESVDYILIIAVLHHISSEEITEYMKEFKRILKPTGKIIVMEPCLCRKKPLSNWFMNLYDNGEYIRKEEEYIQLFRENEFSSQVINRFRKGFLYNELFFSADLR; encoded by the coding sequence TTGAATACTTCGTCTTCACCCCAGCTTTACCATTGGTTCGTTCGTCCGAAATGGTTTACCAAAAAATATATTCATGATCAAATCCAAACCCGATTCGCGTTTAACGGCAAAGTCGTGCTTGACTTTGGCTCGGGTACAGGGGCTAATTGTTCGATGTTTCAGCCGAACCACTATCTCGGCATCGATCCGGACGCCGGACGGATTCATTATGCGAGACGGCTGTATCCGACTCACAAATTTCTTGTTCTTGAAAACGGCATGCTTCCTGTTGATAATGAGTCTGTCGATTACATACTCATCATCGCTGTGTTGCACCATATTTCGTCCGAAGAAATTACAGAGTACATGAAGGAGTTTAAGCGAATATTAAAACCAACCGGAAAAATCATCGTTATGGAACCTTGTCTATGCCGAAAGAAACCGTTAAGTAATTGGTTTATGAATCTTTATGACAATGGGGAGTATATCCGGAAAGAAGAAGAATACATTCAATTGTTTCGGGAGAATGAATTTTCTTCACAGGTCATCAACCGATTTAGAAAAGGTTTCTTATATAATGAGCTGTTTTTCTCGGCTGACCTCAGATAA
- a CDS encoding alkaline phosphatase family protein: MRITVILTIGLTLIMSLTGCQAKSGMNVDMRSETEFKTASAGNKPIVAIIIDSLMDKPLQEALKQGKAPALKYLIDHGRYFPKVVSSFPTMSVTIDSTLLTGVYADKHHVPGLVWYCDHEKRMIFYGNGPKEALKIDQLQVLTDSVYQLNQVQVSKKVKTIHEELADSGKHSASINAVIYRGRTERNLQVPQTMAKTTRLPEHYKVNTPELFSLAAFTHLNPENSLHTALWEKYGMNDKFTARDIAYLVKNGKLPEVTIAYFPGNDSVHHRKGSMALQGIERADRALQHVLDSYGSWEEAVKRTTWMILGDSAQSDVLENRDEFKVDLRPLLNGYRIAKLDRPVGQDDQIVIAANERMAYIYALSPSLKLSEIVKGLQTEAKLDIIAVNQDHSVRLTAGGQGDNVLSYRPGGPYLDEYGQKWSLSGDPRLADISLSEHRIKYGKYPDVLARLYGALHSHEGRYAVVTVKPGYELAGESSPTHRGGGAHGSLHEADSIVPLIVAGTDSQPKHLRIVDLKDWILQMADRYSLRQS, from the coding sequence ATGAGAATAACCGTTATTTTGACAATCGGCCTAACTTTAATCATGTCACTTACCGGATGCCAAGCGAAATCGGGAATGAACGTTGATATGCGATCCGAAACCGAGTTCAAGACAGCATCAGCGGGCAATAAGCCCATCGTAGCCATTATCATCGATTCTCTGATGGACAAGCCTTTGCAGGAAGCACTGAAACAGGGTAAAGCGCCGGCCTTGAAATATCTGATTGATCACGGGCGATATTTTCCTAAAGTTGTCAGTTCTTTTCCAACCATGTCCGTAACGATTGACAGCACTTTATTAACGGGTGTGTACGCGGATAAGCATCATGTTCCGGGGCTGGTGTGGTACTGTGACCATGAAAAGCGGATGATCTTTTACGGCAATGGGCCAAAAGAGGCTTTGAAGATCGATCAACTGCAAGTATTAACGGACAGCGTATATCAGTTGAACCAGGTTCAAGTGAGCAAAAAAGTGAAGACCATTCATGAGGAATTGGCCGACTCAGGCAAACATTCGGCTTCGATCAACGCAGTTATTTACAGAGGAAGAACGGAACGGAATCTGCAAGTACCCCAAACGATGGCGAAAACTACACGGCTGCCGGAGCATTATAAAGTTAACACGCCGGAGTTGTTTTCGCTTGCCGCGTTCACTCATCTAAATCCGGAAAATTCCCTGCATACGGCCTTATGGGAAAAGTACGGTATGAACGACAAGTTCACAGCCCGGGACATTGCTTATCTGGTAAAGAACGGGAAGCTTCCGGAAGTAACGATCGCATATTTTCCGGGAAACGATAGCGTTCATCACCGAAAAGGCTCGATGGCGCTCCAAGGTATTGAAAGGGCTGACCGGGCGCTGCAGCACGTTCTCGATTCATACGGATCATGGGAGGAGGCGGTGAAAAGAACCACTTGGATGATTCTGGGGGACAGCGCTCAAAGTGATGTATTGGAAAATCGGGACGAATTCAAAGTGGATTTGCGCCCTCTTCTGAACGGGTACCGCATCGCCAAGCTTGACCGGCCGGTCGGACAAGACGACCAAATCGTCATCGCGGCTAACGAACGGATGGCCTACATTTACGCCCTCTCGCCCAGTCTAAAGCTTTCTGAGATCGTGAAAGGGTTACAAACGGAAGCCAAACTCGACATTATAGCGGTAAACCAGGATCATTCGGTACGGCTTACGGCTGGAGGACAAGGTGATAACGTTCTGTCCTATCGTCCAGGAGGACCATATTTGGATGAGTACGGGCAAAAATGGTCGCTGTCGGGCGATCCCAGGCTCGCGGACATTTCCCTCAGTGAACATCGGATTAAATACGGAAAATACCCGGACGTGCTGGCCCGATTATATGGTGCGCTCCATTCCCATGAAGGACGATATGCCGTCGTCACGGTGAAACCGGGATACGAATTGGCTGGTGAAAGCTCTCCCACCCATCGCGGAGGAGGAGCACACGGATCGCTGCATGAGGCGGATTCCATCGTCCCTCTCATTGTTGCCGGAACGGATTCACAGCCGAAACATCTAAGAATCGTTGACTTGAAAGACTGGATTCTCCAGATGGCTGACCGATATTCGCTTAGGCAGAGTTGA